GTGCACGTAACAACATTAGGACTGATACCATGGCCCAGCATTTCAAGAAGGATCTCAGTAGCTTCTTGCCAGTACCCCTCAATACATAGCCCATGTATCAATATTGTATAAGTTTTAACATTCGGAGATAAACCATTCTCTGACATCTCATAATAAAGCTTCATGGCTTCACTCAATAACTTCTCCTTACATAACCCATCTATGAGTGAGGTGTATGTTACCACATTCGGTATAAGACCCAGCTTACCCATCTTATTAAAAAGAGTTCTTGCCACTTTAATCCCACCTTCCGTACACAAACCGGCTAAAACCGTGTTATACGTAATTAGAGTTGGTCTCAAACCAAATCGCAGCATTTCCCCGAGTAATTCCAAGCCAGCTTCCGATCTTGACGAGCCACAAAGAGAAGTAATAAGTATTGAATAAGTCCGATCATTGGGACTTGGAGCTTTTTCTCTCATCTGTCGGAGAATTTGATGGGCTTCACCGATTCTGCTCTCCTTGCATAATCCTTTGATCAGGGTATTATAGGTAATGACTGTAGGCACATAACAACAAGCCCGAATTTCATCGAGCACCTGGCGTGCAACATCACTCTGATGGGTTTCACAGTAGCAGTTCATGATTATATTCAATGTCACTATATCTGGCGAAACTCCGCAACTTCTAATCAGACTATACATAGACAAACAGGCTTCAAATCTGCTAGCTTTAACCAAAGAAGATAAAACCATATTACAAGAAGTAACAGAGGGCTTGAAGCTTGCCTCCAGTGAGTTGTGAAGTAGATAGGCGGCTTCATCAATCTTGCCGGATTTACAGTAGGATACAATGGCATTGTCAGTGTCTATACCTCCAAGTTCGTCAACGAAATTCGATTGGAGAGATACAGAACTACAGGAACGCTGATGTATTTGATTTCGAAATCTACGATAAGCCGTTGATGTAGTAGTAACCAAGTACCTTCCGGTTAAAGCCATGGCTTTCATGTTTATTATCAGAATAAAACGAAAAGTTCATAAGTGACTCCTCTAACCCCACACACGGACTTCCTTATGTTGCAAGCGGCAACGCACCAATGCCCTTGTGAGGGAGAAGGTATTCCAACTGTCAGTAAACGGACCTCTGCCCCCAAAATGATTCAAAACTAATCAACCTGAAAAAACAGAAACTTGTTGGACccataaaagagagagagagagagaaagagaaagtggAATTTCAGGAAAACTCGCACTCCATGAGCAGAATAGTtgaagaaaggaataaaaaggcTTCAACCCAAGACTAGGGTGACCATACGCTCAAACCATAAATGACAGCATCCACCTAGAGAGGGGAGAGAAACTCACCGAAACTGCAGGCCTCAGCCCTTCTAGACCGCTCAAAAcgctaagagagagagagtcgaggAATTGCGGATTCTGCCCCTTCTTGGTTGCTCAAGAAGCTCTGGAAATGGCTACCTGCTGaactgaagaggtggcgaagatgGGAAGTAGGGGACGATGAGAGAAGACTCgaaggtagcgttctttttcccaaatattCACCAATGGGATGGGCAGTGTCGTCATTTCACAAAGGGACGGGCAGAGATAGATACATGGCTGGACAGTTCGACTTCAACAGCGTGCCAAGCCTTCTTAAGCTGCGTTTAGTAAAACTTCGAAAAAAACATTTTCTGGTGTTTGTATATTGAGAAACAGTTTTTGGGGTGTCTCATGAACCTCTTCCAGAAATGGTTCTAGAACACAATTGCAACACCAAGGAAGAAGTTGTATTCATGGTTGATGAGCCATAAAAATAACAGTCAACCAATGAGTAACTGTAGACAACccattttgtcttttcccccGGAGGTTTCCCGTATTAATGATGAACATCTTCTAAGGCTTAGAGCCAGTATATCTatggatgtagcgtcagtgtgcaCTGCCCGAATCCGTATACTGACCACCCATTCCTTTACCGGAGCATAAATCAGAGCCtcccttggaaccagcctggccTAGCCCAGAACCTAGCCCAAACAGTCCAAACCATGCCCATCGATACTGAAACCTACttcgacactcaaaggccccTAGTCGACACTAAACCCACCTgccatcgacatcgagccatacCCTCTCACTATCGAACAGTGCACTTTTATTGTCTATCTCACTTTGACATTCAGACAATGGTAATTAACACTCAAATATCAATCCTCTATGTCGAGTCCTATTCATCGAtagccactcgatgtcgaccATACCCCATTTTGATGTCGAATCGAAAACTTTCACTGTCGAATAACTACTAATCCGAGAAGCTCAAACTTACCATATTTTGCTCCGATTGCGATTACTTTCGCGTCTTAGTATATTTTTGGCATTTTGGATCTCAagcttggctcccttaggccccaagaaacatcCTCAAAGGCAACTAAACACTTGCTTACACCCTATTGGTCTTTActttgactttacacccactgTCGATGCAAAGACAGTTATCTTGGACGATCCGGATGAACCCAGCCAAACCTACACGAATTTGTGAGtacacacacccctctacatctataaatacactccctctcacgttgaggagggttacatACACTTCCTATGAGCTTTGCCAAGTCCCAGTTCATAGACAATCCTTCCTTGGTGCTTGCTTGCCCCAATTCAGCTCCCCACTCTCTTAACTTGAGTCCTTAACCTTTGGTCCTCCcttggccttagcctattgcCTCCCCTCACCTCTTGAGCAATACACCTCTTGCTTGAAGACCCCAAGACACCAATCCAGTAATATCGGCTTGACGACAAAGCATTCAAGTataagagacaagagaagccacaacaAGCGGCGATGCTTACTCAACGTACTAATCTCCTGAGTTACATAAGAGAAACCTCCACACCCTTACTTCGACCTTCTTTCATTAGGTAAGCCCTTTGGTCTTTAATCTTATTcaattttcattgatttttcttacttttatcGCGTTTTGCATCTCCAAGAGGTGTGTGATCCCGTCTTCCTAGACAGTGATCACACCCTATATTATGTGTTCgttcttcttcatttctatGTGTTATATCTAATCCCCTGTAGTTTAAGACTCCATCATGCACATTCATCATTGGCATATTCTTTCTTGCGTTATTGTCAGATTCCTCCATGCATACGTATTAAATTTTGATCTCCGTTTACATGTATCTATTACATCATCATGCTTAGCCTAGAGTCAATCACATTTTGGTTATTTAGGTTTACGGGCCTTTTATTTTACATTCTAGTATACTAACCCTTAACTTGCAGCCAAACTTCCGGGTATGTGTTCTTTTTCACTCTCCTTGTACTTTACTTTCTTACATTTTTACTTGCATTTACATACTATTAAAGCATATTATTCATTACAtaatgcctagcaatagaagacCGACAAGTCCAGGCGGACTAGAGTGTCTAATACCTTCCCTGAACCGTAACTTGACCCATAGACCAACGGCAGGGCATGCAAACATTCTTTAGAGAATGCCAAGATCAAAATGAAGAGTTGGTTCAAGAGAGCCGGAACATTATTGCGGCCTAAACGGAGCGAATGGAGGAACTCCACAATATCAATTGAAGGATGGATGAACGATATTGGAGACTATGGGATAGGCACACTGACCTTTGGAATAGTGTCCAAGATCAAATTACAACCATCAATGAACTAGTCCAAGGGTCCAATGCATACATCCGCAGAAATGTGCTTGGAGGACTTAACCTAAGCTCGAGGCGACAAACTAGCCAACCCTTCCCTTGCCATAAAGATGAGATCTTCGATCACCTCAAAGAATTAGATGAGTAAACCCGAACAATCGAAGCCATGATATGGGCACTATGCGACAAGCTTCAAGAACTCACCTTGGCTGTCGATGAACCCGAAATCAACATGATCAACATAAGTGATGGGGAATCGAAAGAGTCTGATAAGGATGTCGACCACCTTCTAGCCTAGTTCGATTTCAAACTTTGCTTCCCATTTGATGACGAATGTAACAATGCCAACACTAGAAGTGGGAAGAATTTCAAACCAACCCGACTCAATGTAGGCAACCCAGCTGAGTTGCCaaggaaccagaaccagaactaGAACCATGCTACCATTGAACCAGAAAATGAGGTTCTGAAACAACTCAAGAAAACTCAAgctaacatctcaatctggggattgcTAACTAGTCCCCAAACCCATAGAGAGGCAGTCCTAAAAGCATTGGCTAGGGTACATGTGCCAATAGAAGGAGCTCTCTATGCGATTAAAGCTGTCATGTTTTTCGA
The nucleotide sequence above comes from Telopea speciosissima isolate NSW1024214 ecotype Mountain lineage chromosome 3, Tspe_v1, whole genome shotgun sequence. Encoded proteins:
- the LOC122653604 gene encoding pentatricopeptide repeat-containing protein At1g63400-like, with protein sequence MKAMALTGRYLVTTTSTAYRRFRNQIHQRSCSSVSLQSNFVDELGGIDTDNAIVSYCKSGKIDEAAYLLHNSLEASFKPSVTSCNMVLSSLVKASRFEACLSMYSLIRSCGVSPDIVTLNIIMNCYCETHQSDVARQVLDEIRACCYVPTVITYNTLIKGLCKESRIGEAHQILRQMREKAPSPNDRTYSILITSLCGSSRSEAGLELLGEMLRFGLRPTLITYNTVLAGLCTEGGIKVARTLFNKMGKLGLIPNVVTYTSLIDGLCKEKLLSEAMKLYYEMSENGLSPNVKTYTILIHGLCIEGYWQEATEILLEMLGHGISPNVVTCTAVMSGLCKEGHIQKALRFFDLMIQQGLKPNEFAYTKLIDGLCKARRVEDACQIFSNMEERGFGNNIVAYNILIKGFCEVGKLEGARMLFQEITSKSVKPDVITYNTLIDGFCKNSQVEDVIELLKDMEAQGLEPNVVTYNTLLNGLCRAGNLEGAVDLVEEMIRKKQNCNVITYNSIIDAMSKAGRFQDAGILLRFMGEKGIAADAVTYSTILHEYCKIGQLTDAKRILRMMVEKGICPTVVTYKFILHGFCNEGEINEAVKVLYEFVENKFLHPTIAACLFLENVARFNQLENFSCLLPIICGKEEKKG